The following are encoded together in the Novipirellula artificiosorum genome:
- a CDS encoding prenyltransferase/squalene oxidase repeat-containing protein codes for MPNQDMDVTLADWIDQQQKRLNAQPIIGYARGEPAAAEPVAFAAISASAYGLKEAAIEACRCLIQAQNRHGAVSVNLHDQGPFWATSLAAIAWRTFEQKWPDAANESAKWRYRDAYRRAIDFLTGFGGEKIEPNDTFGHDSQLVGWPWVQGTHSWLEPTAMALLAMRHCGYADHPRAIEAAELLIDRQLPDGGANYGNTFVLGQELRPHLLPSAMCVVAFHRVTPRPEPIKATIRYLQNELNRPMAAISLSWVMHALVSAAWDEEDRSEIEFEWPLRSAINRLRLIEENPHRQNLLLLAAKTRESPLLNVEPHRIAPAESGVH; via the coding sequence ATGCCAAATCAAGACATGGATGTGACCCTCGCTGACTGGATCGATCAGCAACAAAAGCGATTGAATGCCCAGCCGATCATCGGATACGCGCGCGGTGAGCCTGCGGCGGCCGAACCGGTCGCGTTTGCGGCGATTTCCGCATCGGCCTACGGATTGAAGGAGGCCGCGATCGAAGCCTGCCGCTGTCTGATTCAAGCCCAAAACCGCCACGGGGCGGTCTCCGTCAACTTGCATGACCAAGGGCCCTTTTGGGCGACGTCTCTCGCCGCGATCGCTTGGCGAACCTTCGAACAAAAGTGGCCCGATGCTGCAAACGAATCAGCCAAATGGCGTTATCGCGACGCCTATCGTCGCGCAATCGATTTCCTGACCGGTTTCGGTGGCGAGAAGATTGAGCCGAATGACACGTTCGGCCACGACAGCCAATTGGTGGGATGGCCTTGGGTTCAGGGAACTCATTCATGGTTAGAGCCTACTGCAATGGCGCTGCTAGCAATGCGACATTGTGGTTACGCCGATCACCCGCGAGCCATCGAGGCCGCGGAGTTGTTGATTGATCGACAATTGCCCGATGGGGGTGCCAACTACGGAAATACCTTTGTGCTGGGTCAAGAACTTCGGCCTCACCTGTTGCCCAGCGCCATGTGTGTGGTGGCGTTTCATCGCGTGACGCCACGACCGGAACCGATCAAAGCGACGATCCGCTACCTACAAAACGAACTGAACCGTCCGATGGCAGCCATCTCGTTGTCGTGGGTGATGCATGCACTCGTTTCCGCAGCCTGGGACGAAGAGGACCGGTCTGAGATCGAGTTTGAGTGGCCCCTTCGATCGGCGATCAATCGGCTTCGCTTGATCGAAGAGAACCCCCATCGCCAAAACCTGTTGCTGCTGGCGGCCAAGACTCGCGAATCGCCGCTGTTGAATGTTGAACCGCACCGGATCGCCCCAGCCGAAAGCGGTGTCCATTGA
- a CDS encoding small basic protein, whose amino-acid sequence MTMDRSLKVQAGAIKSRNVMTRAERIARLKELNRFDPEASIVGMPKVRVPKVSLKKKKKVKKDEDSADK is encoded by the coding sequence ATGACTATGGATCGCAGCCTCAAGGTGCAAGCTGGGGCGATTAAATCTCGAAATGTAATGACCCGGGCCGAGCGTATTGCTCGGCTGAAAGAACTCAACCGCTTCGATCCCGAAGCCAGTATCGTTGGGATGCCGAAGGTGCGCGTTCCCAAGGTCTCGCTGAAGAAGAAGAAGAAGGTGAAGAAGGACGAGGATTCGGCGGACAAGTAG
- a CDS encoding carboxypeptidase-like regulatory domain-containing protein, which translates to MFTVFSTLAAILAFSGVPLSGRVVDQNDQPVDGAVVKISVGRPRTGPALTCPSCYVDCGKFVLTDADGKFHFEGVSSDLFFGLTAGALGYQGALARDVDPLEPDLTLRIAKLDDVDPGETLAGKVVDLQGNAISGAMITVGTTHYLDGSLTGPGRQITPATVTDADGQFALTVRAAIRSTTLKVRVPGFAPQDVVGMQRGRTGQVIQMGPGGSLMGRMLLDGKPVSGMKLGLVQMDRRIGNVVTPDEIVTAADGMFRWDNLPPAADYAIYSQFEQLSDAALAVSIVTVPADGELADLGEIAAQKSHGLKIQIVMSDGAEVPEGSFCYLTRSKAAHSAKEPLSSTSLQSVAFDGLATEVVEIGVRIPNYEIESSDPPSQIDLNGRLQRWSDHDETIVIQMRKRR; encoded by the coding sequence ATGTTCACGGTGTTTTCGACGTTGGCTGCGATTCTTGCATTCAGTGGCGTGCCGTTGTCGGGCCGAGTGGTTGACCAAAACGATCAACCGGTCGATGGCGCGGTGGTCAAGATCAGTGTGGGCCGGCCTCGCACCGGACCCGCCTTGACTTGTCCGTCTTGCTATGTTGACTGCGGTAAGTTTGTGCTGACGGATGCGGATGGCAAGTTCCATTTTGAAGGTGTCTCATCCGATCTGTTCTTTGGGCTAACCGCTGGCGCGTTAGGTTATCAGGGTGCCTTGGCTCGCGATGTTGATCCGCTTGAGCCCGATTTGACGCTCCGAATTGCGAAGCTGGACGACGTCGATCCCGGCGAGACGCTGGCGGGCAAGGTGGTCGATTTGCAAGGCAACGCGATTTCGGGTGCCATGATCACCGTGGGGACAACGCATTACTTAGATGGCAGTTTGACGGGCCCGGGCCGCCAAATCACCCCTGCGACGGTGACCGATGCCGATGGTCAGTTCGCTTTGACGGTTCGAGCTGCGATTCGATCAACAACGTTGAAGGTCCGCGTCCCCGGATTCGCCCCCCAGGATGTCGTTGGTATGCAGCGTGGCCGAACGGGGCAAGTGATCCAAATGGGACCGGGTGGCTCGTTGATGGGACGGATGTTGCTCGACGGAAAACCGGTCAGCGGAATGAAGCTTGGATTGGTGCAAATGGACCGCAGAATCGGAAACGTTGTTACTCCTGACGAAATTGTTACTGCTGCGGATGGAATGTTTCGCTGGGACAATCTGCCGCCAGCTGCCGACTATGCGATCTACAGCCAATTCGAGCAACTCAGCGACGCCGCGCTCGCGGTGTCCATTGTTACGGTTCCTGCGGATGGTGAGTTAGCGGATCTGGGTGAGATCGCGGCACAGAAATCTCATGGATTGAAAATTCAAATCGTGATGTCCGACGGGGCCGAAGTTCCCGAGGGATCCTTCTGTTACCTGACGCGGTCGAAAGCGGCCCATTCGGCCAAAGAGCCACTTTCGTCTACTTCGCTGCAATCGGTTGCCTTTGACGGGCTCGCTACGGAAGTGGTGGAAATCGGCGTGCGGATTCCCAATTATGAAATCGAATCATCGGATCCGCCCAGCCAAATCGACCTCAATGGGCGATTGCAGCGATGGAGTGATCACGACGAAACGATTGTGATTCAGATGAGGAAGCGGCGTTAG
- a CDS encoding SDR family NAD(P)-dependent oxidoreductase, producing the protein MRLLQQTFDCDAPVALVTGSGAPRVGRAIADWLAKLQCRIALHANSSTEQSSLAADQIRQRYNVDVIVTQGALQEEGVGDRIVSQTVDHFGRIDILVNSAAIWHPTPLESVTADEVRRYFDINSLGTFLCSRAAGLRMVEQPSGGSIINLGDWATVRPYLDHAAYFPSKGSIEVMTRSLAVELGARNHRVRVNCLQPGPVLLGDDVDADQRERIANSTLVERIGTPENIAHAVQFLCENDFITGVCLPVDGGRSVYAPDGLQVGMNTG; encoded by the coding sequence ATGCGACTGTTACAGCAAACCTTTGATTGCGATGCTCCGGTCGCATTGGTGACCGGCAGCGGTGCACCGCGCGTCGGTCGAGCGATCGCGGATTGGCTCGCCAAGCTGCAATGCCGTATCGCGCTGCACGCCAACAGCAGCACCGAACAGTCGAGCCTCGCCGCGGACCAGATACGTCAGAGATACAACGTCGACGTGATCGTGACGCAAGGTGCACTTCAAGAGGAGGGCGTTGGCGACCGAATCGTGTCGCAAACGGTCGATCACTTTGGCCGCATCGACATCCTCGTCAATTCCGCTGCCATCTGGCATCCGACTCCTCTTGAATCGGTCACGGCGGATGAAGTTCGTCGCTATTTTGACATCAACTCACTCGGGACGTTTTTGTGTTCACGCGCTGCCGGGTTGAGGATGGTCGAACAACCGTCTGGTGGCTCGATCATCAACCTTGGCGATTGGGCGACCGTTCGACCCTATCTCGACCATGCCGCCTACTTTCCGAGCAAAGGATCGATCGAAGTGATGACCCGATCGTTGGCGGTTGAACTCGGGGCACGCAATCACCGCGTTCGAGTCAATTGTCTGCAACCGGGGCCGGTGCTGCTTGGCGACGACGTCGATGCGGATCAGCGCGAACGGATTGCGAACAGCACCTTGGTCGAACGGATCGGAACGCCAGAGAACATTGCCCATGCCGTTCAATTCTTGTGCGAAAACGACTTCATCACTGGCGTCTGTTTGCCGGTTGACGGAGGACGAAGTGTCTACGCACCCGACGGATTGCAAGTTGGAATGAACACGGGTTGA
- a CDS encoding acyl-CoA desaturase, with protein sequence MPTEEIELPTEGIDPQRLPLPEATQPLKILWQYVIVLLAIHAFALLALLPYMFTWSGVLLAILGHFTFGMLGITIGYHRLLTHRGFACPKWLEHTFAVFGMCNLQDSPARWVAIHRMHHQHSDHQPDPHSPLANFLWGHVGWVVCRHRDLDRTSHYERYVRDLLRDPFYLRLERRGGWFFVFLAHAVLIAVAGALFGYWASGGVTSESIRYGYSWAVWAVAVRTVFVLHGTWAVNSLSHVFGYRNYETRDNSRNNWLVALFSHGEGWHNNHHAQPRAAAHGHRWYEFDMSWRVIQLLEAVGLAKDVVRPKANAAAEE encoded by the coding sequence GTGCCAACGGAAGAAATTGAATTGCCGACGGAGGGGATTGATCCGCAGCGGTTGCCGCTGCCCGAAGCGACCCAGCCGCTGAAGATCCTTTGGCAGTATGTGATCGTTTTGTTGGCCATCCATGCGTTCGCTTTGCTGGCCCTGCTTCCGTACATGTTCACATGGTCAGGCGTGCTGTTGGCCATTCTTGGGCATTTCACCTTTGGAATGCTGGGGATCACGATCGGCTACCATCGCTTGTTGACGCATCGTGGGTTTGCTTGCCCGAAATGGCTTGAGCATACGTTCGCGGTTTTCGGCATGTGCAACCTGCAAGACAGTCCTGCCCGCTGGGTGGCCATTCATCGGATGCACCATCAACACAGCGATCATCAACCCGATCCGCATTCGCCCCTTGCCAATTTTTTGTGGGGGCATGTCGGTTGGGTCGTTTGCCGACATCGGGACCTCGATCGAACCAGCCACTATGAACGCTATGTCCGTGATTTGTTGCGGGATCCGTTCTACCTTCGCTTGGAGCGACGCGGTGGATGGTTTTTCGTCTTCCTTGCCCACGCCGTTCTGATTGCCGTCGCAGGAGCCCTGTTTGGATATTGGGCCAGTGGCGGGGTGACCAGCGAGTCGATCCGTTATGGCTATAGCTGGGCGGTTTGGGCCGTTGCCGTCCGGACCGTGTTTGTCTTGCACGGTACGTGGGCGGTCAACTCACTTTCGCATGTGTTCGGCTATCGAAACTACGAAACTCGGGACAACAGCCGCAACAATTGGTTGGTGGCGTTGTTCAGTCACGGCGAGGGATGGCACAACAACCATCACGCTCAGCCCCGCGCTGCGGCGCACGGCCATCGTTGGTACGAATTTGATATGTCGTGGCGAGTGATTCAATTACTCGAAGCGGTGGGCTTGGCCAAGGATGTCGTTCGTCCAAAAGCGAACGCGGCTGCCGAGGAGTAA
- a CDS encoding amidohydrolase family protein, protein MSTLTTSVIAARWIFPISGPPFYHGWIRIRDQRVTEFGSGQAPRGAVDLGDVAILPQLVNAHTHLEFSDCTVPVGEVGVTLDQWIGEVVAARKNATEESKAKAIRAGVEESARAGVALVGEIATPPVVGTIEAGTIEEGGMEIISFAETLGLSESRGAERLAAARHHLQSFPTAGISPHAPYSTTPEVIQQCIELAIRHRRPLAMHVAESPSERELLESATGPMADRLKTMGVWREGLFPWPKDPFCHLIAMLAKAPRSLLIHGNDLRPNEMACVAKHPQMTVVFCPRTHAFFGYPRHPVDLMLRHGIPVALGTDSRASNPDLNLWDEVRFLLNHRQDLDPQDVLAMATIHGANALGRLDLGRIRGGSLARFGCVPTDACSLQEAMADLARGDRLQPVFIPTCNPSGA, encoded by the coding sequence ATGAGCACTCTCACCACCTCGGTCATCGCCGCGCGTTGGATTTTTCCGATTTCGGGGCCACCGTTCTATCATGGCTGGATCCGCATTCGCGACCAACGGGTGACCGAATTCGGTAGCGGCCAAGCTCCGCGGGGGGCCGTGGACCTTGGGGATGTTGCGATACTTCCCCAACTCGTCAACGCCCACACCCATTTGGAATTCTCTGATTGCACGGTTCCCGTTGGTGAAGTTGGTGTAACGCTCGATCAATGGATTGGTGAAGTCGTGGCGGCGAGGAAGAATGCCACCGAGGAAAGCAAAGCCAAGGCGATCCGAGCCGGAGTGGAGGAATCAGCCCGCGCGGGCGTCGCTTTGGTGGGTGAGATTGCCACGCCACCGGTCGTCGGCACGATCGAGGCAGGCACGATCGAGGAAGGCGGGATGGAGATCATTTCCTTTGCGGAAACCCTTGGTTTGTCCGAATCGCGAGGGGCGGAAAGATTGGCGGCTGCCCGTCATCATTTGCAGAGCTTTCCCACGGCCGGCATTAGCCCGCACGCGCCCTATTCGACGACGCCCGAGGTGATTCAACAATGCATCGAATTGGCGATCCGTCACCGGCGACCGCTCGCGATGCATGTGGCGGAATCACCTTCCGAGCGCGAGCTGCTTGAGTCGGCAACAGGGCCGATGGCGGATCGGCTCAAAACGATGGGCGTTTGGCGCGAGGGGCTTTTTCCTTGGCCGAAAGATCCGTTTTGTCATTTGATTGCGATGCTCGCCAAGGCGCCTCGCTCGCTGCTGATCCACGGCAATGATCTGCGGCCCAATGAAATGGCATGCGTTGCCAAGCATCCCCAAATGACAGTCGTCTTCTGCCCTCGCACGCATGCATTTTTCGGCTACCCACGACATCCGGTCGACTTGATGCTGCGTCATGGCATTCCGGTTGCCCTCGGCACGGATTCACGAGCGAGCAATCCCGACTTGAACCTCTGGGACGAGGTCCGGTTCCTGCTCAACCATCGCCAAGACCTCGATCCGCAGGATGTCCTCGCGATGGCAACGATTCACGGTGCGAATGCGTTAGGACGACTCGATTTAGGCCGGATCCGAGGCGGCAGCCTCGCGCGATTCGGATGCGTGCCAACCGACGCATGCTCGCTTCAAGAAGCGATGGCGGATCTCGCTCGCGGTGATCGTCTTCAACCCGTGTTCATTCCAACTTGCAATCCGTCGGGTGCGTAG
- a CDS encoding DUF362 domain-containing protein, whose translation MSDPHPNNETAASPSQPDRRGFLVATAATAATAAGAGYLVHRSQRKSSVFIARHQSYTGELVRTIRDGLLACEFDPGTIRGKRVLLKPNLVEPSRLSPQMTTHPIVIQAAVEVFRGWDADVTVGEGPGHVRDTEQALMESGVMEALQEVRMSFEDLNYQEIRPVANAGKACDLKQFYFPRAVIEADLVVSMPKMKTHHWMGMTGAMKNLYGVIPGIKYGWPKNVLHFNGIPQTVYDINASVGRRIAIVDGIDCMEGDGPILGTPKNMGLILVGTNLTAVDATMARLMDILPDRIPYLALAANRLGPIDENRIVQRGEQWQPLVDPFLILDRKHLRKLRATNSHFVT comes from the coding sequence ATGAGCGATCCCCACCCCAACAACGAGACCGCCGCGAGCCCTTCTCAACCCGATCGGCGCGGATTCTTGGTCGCAACCGCTGCCACGGCGGCCACCGCTGCAGGCGCGGGCTACTTGGTTCATCGGTCTCAGAGGAAAAGTTCTGTCTTCATTGCAAGGCACCAATCGTATACGGGTGAATTGGTTCGAACGATTCGCGACGGATTGTTGGCCTGTGAATTTGATCCTGGGACGATTCGTGGCAAACGGGTCCTGCTGAAACCGAACCTCGTCGAACCCTCGCGGTTGTCCCCTCAGATGACGACCCATCCGATCGTGATCCAGGCAGCGGTCGAAGTGTTCCGTGGCTGGGACGCCGACGTGACCGTTGGCGAGGGCCCCGGCCATGTGCGTGATACCGAACAAGCGCTGATGGAATCAGGCGTCATGGAAGCGCTCCAAGAGGTACGAATGTCGTTCGAAGATTTGAACTATCAAGAAATCCGACCGGTTGCGAATGCGGGCAAAGCGTGTGATTTGAAGCAGTTCTACTTTCCGCGAGCGGTCATTGAAGCGGATTTGGTGGTCAGCATGCCAAAGATGAAAACGCACCATTGGATGGGAATGACCGGTGCGATGAAAAATCTGTACGGCGTCATCCCGGGGATCAAATACGGGTGGCCCAAAAATGTATTGCATTTCAACGGAATTCCCCAAACGGTTTACGATATCAATGCTTCGGTCGGCCGCCGGATCGCAATTGTCGACGGTATCGATTGCATGGAGGGCGATGGGCCCATCTTAGGAACCCCCAAAAACATGGGCCTGATCCTGGTGGGCACGAACTTGACCGCCGTCGATGCGACCATGGCTCGTTTGATGGATATCTTGCCAGACCGCATACCGTACCTCGCTCTTGCCGCCAACCGACTCGGTCCGATTGACGAGAATCGGATCGTCCAACGGGGGGAGCAGTGGCAACCGCTTGTCGATCCTTTTCTGATCCTTGACCGTAAGCATTTACGAAAGCTCCGTGCAACGAATTCCCATTTTGTGACCTGA
- a CDS encoding hybrid sensor histidine kinase/response regulator: MSEGSGFLSRVFADARSTYQSLADALPVSLLVKDIDSRRIFANKQYLTVRGKTLDQILDKDDFDLFPVEIASNYIADDQVVLRTGETLHDIEETVFADGRTRWIERFKCPILDPRGKVIGIQLLFWDVTERLQAEDELRREQRLLRTLMDNIPDSIYFKDEQSRFLRISRMMVEKFGMLAESSVIGKSDADIFTTEHAKGAREDELRIMRTGEPLVDRVERETWPDKDDTYVMTTKMPLRDEAGTIIGTFGISRDVTELTKSQQALREARDVATQANQAKSNFLANMSHEIRTPMNAIIGMSELLALTDLTPEQRDYNHLVSDSADALLRLLNEILDFSKIEANRLELECIPMALRDVIEKSGQTLSVKAAEKSLELLCRVAPDVPNRLLGDPGRLRQILVNLIGNAIKFTENGNVFVDVNLCNEAAARPDHKADSSTLWLRFQVADTGIGIPAEKLSSVLEAFTQADSSTTRRFGGTGLGLAISKQLIELMGGQLNVESEPNEGTTFWFVLPFRVAPKQQAPNPQLRNLSGTRVLVVDDNEVNRRILQEIFAVWGFEATLVDGGSSAIERFRQAQQTSEPYQLAVLDCMMPEMDGFELAATIRDEFPKAEIKMIMLSSANLPDDAARLKKLGIARYLTKPVVQSELLDTIVHVLGASRPMHPESILADVSDCPPLRILVAEDGLANQQVALGMLKICGHTGVVANDGREAVSRWQTEPFDVILMDMHMPVMDGIEATKAIRQIEQSSDCSDPIPIIALTAAAMQEDSEACLNAGMDGFLAKPIHAKKLQEMLAKFSPDRSGQTSDNSAEPCDLEKQEDEPEIDLEATDVVDLRAAQERLPGGQRGLCRLAEVFVGECESLIKTLDETIPDGDLEQIQRAAHTLKGSSNLFFANQVYASARLVEVAAKEADRDALVGLLEQLKIEVQAMLKVLRKVVSEGVA; encoded by the coding sequence ATGTCTGAGGGCAGCGGATTTCTAAGTCGCGTCTTCGCTGACGCGCGTTCGACCTATCAATCGCTCGCGGATGCACTGCCGGTCAGTTTGTTGGTCAAGGACATCGACAGCCGGCGGATTTTTGCCAACAAACAGTACTTAACCGTCCGAGGCAAAACGCTCGACCAAATTCTCGACAAGGACGATTTCGACCTGTTTCCGGTTGAAATCGCAAGCAACTACATCGCGGACGATCAAGTCGTACTGCGTACCGGCGAGACGCTACACGATATCGAAGAAACGGTTTTTGCAGACGGGCGGACGCGTTGGATTGAGCGATTTAAATGCCCGATTCTTGATCCTCGTGGCAAGGTGATTGGCATCCAATTGTTGTTTTGGGATGTTACCGAGCGATTGCAGGCAGAGGACGAACTGAGGCGGGAACAGCGGCTGTTGCGGACCTTAATGGACAACATCCCCGACTCGATCTACTTCAAAGATGAACAGAGCCGGTTTCTTCGAATTAGCCGAATGATGGTTGAGAAGTTTGGAATGCTGGCGGAAAGCTCGGTGATTGGGAAATCGGACGCGGACATCTTTACCACCGAGCATGCCAAAGGCGCTCGCGAGGACGAGCTGCGGATCATGCGGACCGGCGAACCGCTGGTGGACCGAGTGGAACGGGAAACGTGGCCGGACAAAGACGACACCTACGTGATGACCACCAAGATGCCGCTGCGTGACGAAGCGGGAACCATCATCGGTACGTTTGGGATCAGCCGCGACGTAACGGAGCTGACGAAGTCCCAGCAAGCGCTGCGTGAAGCTCGTGATGTTGCGACACAAGCCAATCAAGCCAAAAGCAATTTTCTGGCCAACATGAGCCACGAAATTCGAACGCCCATGAACGCGATCATTGGGATGTCCGAGTTGCTGGCTCTAACGGACTTGACCCCAGAGCAGCGTGACTACAACCATTTGGTCAGTGATTCGGCGGATGCGCTGTTGCGGCTCTTGAACGAAATTCTTGATTTCTCGAAAATTGAAGCCAATCGCTTGGAGCTGGAATGCATTCCAATGGCTCTGCGCGATGTGATTGAAAAATCGGGGCAAACCCTTTCGGTCAAGGCTGCTGAAAAGTCGTTGGAATTGCTTTGCCGCGTGGCTCCGGATGTCCCCAACCGGCTGCTGGGCGATCCCGGTCGATTGCGTCAAATCTTGGTCAACCTGATTGGCAATGCGATCAAATTTACGGAAAACGGAAACGTCTTTGTTGATGTGAACTTGTGCAACGAGGCCGCTGCGCGGCCGGATCACAAAGCCGACTCCTCGACCCTTTGGTTACGTTTCCAAGTCGCCGATACCGGCATTGGGATTCCGGCCGAGAAACTCAGTTCGGTGCTCGAGGCGTTCACACAGGCAGATTCATCGACCACGCGACGTTTTGGTGGGACGGGTCTAGGATTAGCGATCTCTAAGCAATTGATTGAATTGATGGGCGGTCAATTGAATGTCGAAAGCGAGCCGAACGAGGGAACGACCTTTTGGTTCGTGTTGCCATTCCGCGTTGCGCCGAAACAGCAAGCGCCGAATCCCCAGCTTCGCAACCTCAGCGGCACGCGAGTGCTCGTCGTGGATGACAATGAAGTCAATCGACGCATCCTTCAAGAGATCTTCGCGGTCTGGGGGTTTGAAGCAACCTTGGTCGATGGTGGATCCAGTGCGATCGAGCGTTTTCGGCAGGCCCAACAAACCAGCGAGCCCTATCAGTTGGCCGTGCTGGACTGCATGATGCCGGAAATGGACGGGTTTGAGTTAGCGGCGACGATTCGTGACGAGTTTCCCAAGGCGGAAATAAAAATGATCATGTTGTCGTCGGCGAATTTGCCTGATGATGCGGCCAGATTGAAGAAGTTGGGAATTGCTCGCTACTTGACCAAACCGGTCGTGCAAAGTGAGCTTCTTGACACCATTGTGCATGTGTTAGGGGCGAGTCGCCCCATGCACCCCGAATCAATTTTAGCGGATGTATCGGACTGCCCACCGTTGCGCATTCTGGTGGCCGAAGATGGATTGGCAAATCAACAGGTTGCACTGGGGATGTTGAAGATATGTGGGCATACGGGTGTGGTGGCCAATGATGGCCGTGAGGCGGTTTCGCGTTGGCAAACCGAACCGTTTGACGTCATTTTGATGGATATGCACATGCCGGTGATGGATGGCATTGAAGCGACCAAGGCGATTCGCCAGATTGAGCAGTCGTCCGATTGCAGCGACCCCATTCCGATCATTGCCTTGACTGCGGCCGCGATGCAAGAAGACTCCGAAGCGTGTCTCAACGCGGGGATGGATGGCTTCTTGGCTAAGCCGATCCATGCGAAGAAATTGCAGGAGATGTTGGCTAAGTTCTCGCCAGATCGATCGGGGCAGACATCTGACAACTCAGCGGAACCGTGCGATTTAGAAAAGCAAGAGGATGAGCCTGAGATTGATTTGGAAGCGACCGATGTGGTCGATTTGCGGGCGGCCCAAGAGAGGTTGCCGGGGGGGCAACGCGGTCTTTGCCGGTTGGCAGAGGTCTTCGTCGGCGAGTGTGAATCGCTGATCAAGACGCTCGACGAGACGATTCCCGATGGGGACCTGGAACAGATCCAGCGGGCAGCACATACGTTAAAGGGATCGTCGAACCTGTTTTTCGCGAACCAAGTGTATGCATCGGCGAGATTGGTCGAAGTGGCAGCGAAAGAAGCCGATCGGGACGCATTGGTCGGGCTACTTGAACAGTTGAAAATCGAAGTTCAAGCGATGTTGAAGGTGCTCCGGAAAGTGGTCAGCGAAGGAGTCGCATGA
- a CDS encoding TIGR03067 domain-containing protein, which produces MQLRVLTTLLAWLTCVPMAFAANGDLQRLQGKWKVTQLTEDGRVIPVDAIQLWLPSGGEVEIKANAIVFESPVDKKQYAKSFSLANPNFISIISPDQTAGEGIYQFDSSGNQVAMCVTDPRVAPRPTDFSSPPGSKRMMLVLQRQAASAIPPGAFAKPIPLPPPPSGITSSPGTNPNTPAIAAGSLTDAQVAQMLSGTWALRDAMGTLAVTYHPNGAYTAYRQHEQIAMFQQMFAQPPASTGTWSVQNGLLTMKIASSVQPQTINQTIVFAVRTISAKDLVLLDQLGRVVTSARVK; this is translated from the coding sequence ATGCAACTTCGAGTACTCACGACTCTGTTGGCCTGGCTGACATGCGTTCCGATGGCGTTTGCCGCAAACGGCGATTTGCAGCGGTTGCAAGGGAAGTGGAAGGTCACACAGTTGACCGAAGACGGAAGGGTGATTCCTGTGGATGCGATCCAACTGTGGCTGCCTTCCGGAGGCGAAGTGGAAATCAAAGCGAACGCCATTGTCTTTGAATCGCCGGTCGATAAGAAACAATATGCCAAGTCCTTTTCGTTGGCCAACCCAAACTTCATCTCGATCATCTCGCCTGACCAAACCGCTGGCGAAGGTATCTACCAGTTTGATTCCTCAGGGAACCAAGTTGCGATGTGCGTCACGGATCCGCGGGTCGCCCCACGACCGACCGATTTCAGCTCGCCCCCCGGTAGCAAGCGGATGATGCTGGTGCTGCAGCGCCAAGCCGCCTCCGCCATACCGCCCGGCGCATTTGCCAAACCGATTCCGCTGCCTCCCCCCCCGAGCGGAATCACCAGCAGCCCCGGCACGAATCCGAATACGCCCGCCATCGCTGCGGGTAGCTTGACCGACGCCCAGGTCGCTCAAATGCTTTCCGGCACCTGGGCACTGCGTGACGCGATGGGAACGTTAGCCGTGACCTATCATCCCAACGGCGCTTATACCGCTTACCGCCAACATGAACAGATCGCAATGTTCCAGCAAATGTTTGCTCAACCGCCCGCATCCACCGGTACCTGGTCGGTGCAAAACGGGCTATTGACGATGAAGATAGCCAGTTCGGTTCAGCCGCAAACGATCAATCAAACCATCGTTTTCGCCGTCCGAACGATCTCGGCGAAGGACCTGGTTTTACTCGATCAATTAGGACGTGTGGTTACCTCGGCTCGCGTGAAGTAG